A window of Cryptomeria japonica chromosome 3, Sugi_1.0, whole genome shotgun sequence contains these coding sequences:
- the LOC131059731 gene encoding peroxidase 15 has protein sequence MAMRIGSLSVFIVCCMSMLWSSVSQPLYNNDLSPEFYESSCPNAEQIVKSVVQNAVMKEARMAASLLRLQFHDCFVQGCDASLFLDDSAKIVSEKNSNPNKNSARGFDVIDQIKSELEKACPKTVSCADILIIAARDSVVLSGGPSWEVTLGRRDSTSASLQGSNNNIPAPNSTLQTLITKFKRQGLNEVDLVALSGSHTIGQSRCTSFRQRLYNQSGNGQPDFTLEKSYSTKLRSVCPQSGGDNNLSPLDAVTPTKFDNYYFKLLLSNKGLLNSDEVLFTKGQVKTMETVKLYAEQEEVFLKQFVESMIKLGNMSPLTGNQGQIRTNCRSVL, from the exons ATGGCCATGAGAATTGGGAGTTTGAGTGTTTTCATAGTGTGTTGTATGTCAATGTTGTGGTCATCTGTCTCACAGCCTCTCTATAACAATGATTTGAGTCCAGAGTTCTATGAAAGTTCGTGTCCAAATGCTGAGCAAATTGTGAAGTCTGTCGTGCAGAATGCTGTGATGAAGGAAGCCAGAATGGCGGCTTCTTTGCTCCGTCTTCAGTTCCATGACTGTTTTGTCCAG GGGTGTGATGCATCACTGTTTCTGGACGACAGTGCCAAGATTGTGAGCGAAAAGAATTCAAATCCCAACAAAAATTCAGCCAGAGGATTCGACGTAATCGACCAGATAAAGAGTGAGTTGGAGAAGGCATGCCCAAAAACTGTCTCCTGCGCAGACATTCTTATCATTGCCGCTCGTGACTCTGTTGTCTTG AGTGGAGGACCCAGTTGGGAAGTTACATTGGGGAGAAGGGATTCCACAAGTGCAAGTTTGCAAGGATCAAACAATAACATCCCTGCACCAAACTCAACCCTGCAAACTCTTATCACTAAGTTTAAACGCCAAGGTCTGAATGAGGTTGACCTAGTAGCACTTTCAG GCAGCCACACCATTGGTCAATCTCGTTGCACAAGCTTCCGACAAAGGCTGTACAACCAGAGTGGAAATGGGCAGCCCGACTTCACCCTGGAGAAGAGTTATTCCACTAAGCTGAGATCTGTGTGCCCACAATCAGGAGGAGACAACAATCTCTCCCCATTGGATGCAGTAACTCCTACCAAATTCGACAACTACTATTTCAAGCTATTGCTGAGCAACAAAGGACTGTTGAATTCTGACGAGGTTTTGTTCACCAAGGGGCAAGTAAAAACAATGGAGACTGTGAAATTATATGCGGAACAGGAGGAGGTGTTTCTGAAGCAATTTGTGGAATCGATGATTAAGTTGGGAAATATGAGTCCCCTCACCGGCAATCAAGGGCAGATCAGGACTAATTGTCGCTCTGTTCTGTAG